The DNA segment ATTGAATGTTGTAAATTCAAAAACTCCAGTACCCTTCTAAATGAtaagtttgtatttttaaataagtaaTTCTCCCTACTCCGTTGGTTTCTTCAGTAACTGTCCTCTGGTCCTTTGGTCATTGTTTTAATGGCCGGTTTGTAGCGACACACACCTTGGGGACTAAAGCTAGGAATGTATCCTCATACATAACCTCAAGAGAAACCAAATACTGCATATCAAATTTGACTTTTCCAAAAGATTTACAACTCAAGTTTTTCTAGCGAAATGGTTGTTCTGGCAGGGATGGCCTGACTGGGAATAAATTAACATCcctggaaataaatgaataccagTCCCATGTTCCGTGGTGCCATTATTGTTCACATGGCACATTTGTGGGGTCCTGgaccaaatatttgttttgttcagaatagagaagccatgtatttttaaagtatatatgaagaaaaaattAGTCATAAGTGAAAacatatgaaaacacatagTTCTTAAtttcactgtggcccatgacatcATGCAAGGGGTTAGGACCAACTGGAAGGGCACTGGTAACACAGAGATGTACACAATGCATATGTGTATGCACAGTACATGTAAGGGAGAGGAGGGCTAGCTGCTTTGAGTCCGACAGGAGATTGGCCCAGTATTAGTGTCACCCCTAACATGGCTTCAGATGGTTccattgtgtgcgtgtgtatactgtatatacgcaAGTGTttagtgttagagtggctgtgagtgtgtatgtatgtgcaaggtgttagattgtgtgcgtgtatgtatatgtaaatgtagagCAGCCCCTGACCATTACCGCACAAACCCCCCATCATAATTCATATAAGCCATGTCCCTCAACCAACATAATTTTCATCCCCTTTCATTATCACCCAATATTGCACCAAAATCAACCCGCTCCATCTCTATAACCAGCATTATTTTCCCTTCACCCCATCCCCATGCAAAATTCCTATGGCCTTCCTCTCCCTTTTCATTGGACATTGCTCGGAGTGTGTGGTATATTTGAATCTGTAAGTACTGTTAACTTTTGCTTTGGATTACCCTTGTATAGGAGGGAAATGACCAATCCTGGGCTTGAGGAGAAGGGTGGCATACAGTGGCGTACGTAGAGAAAACCCACGATTTTTCAAAACAAGCCTTCTCACAAATATTCTGCATCATTCTCAAATCAACCGCTTTATTAAAAGTCTCCAGCTCACAAAGACAACATTGTTTAGTAATGTCCTCAAATTCGAGCATCACACTGGCACCTTTACTGCCATCATGTTTTTCATGTATCTGTAAACATAGGTACAACCCATACCTTCTGAAGTATAAATTCTACCTTTTATTACATGAAACCAGAATGCACTAACACAGGTGGCATTTACTCTTCGCTAACCCCACTGCCACACTGCCATAGTTTGCTTCTGTAcgcagtttatatattttggtgGCATTGACTTGCGTTGTGTTTTAGATGGTTCATATCTTGCCATGCtactgatttttatttaatttcataatttatttaataactttAATACCAAAGGAACATATTTTTAGGTcaacattatttacatttatattcccCTCATTTCCcagatttctatttatttgtatgAACAGGCCTAGAATCGAGTATGTGGAGGCTCAACGGAAATCTGTTCCTCAGGAGCCAAGTCCCTTGGCAAGGTTGTCTTCTCCACTCTTCTTGTCTCCTGTTCTTGTCCAATTAATATTAGGAACTACAGGTATTCCTCATTTTACAGCAGCTATGTTTACAGCATTCACACATATTATCCCTCCATTTTAGATGTTACATCATGGCAGACTCAGACTTTCACAGGACCAGACTGGGGAGAACGAGGcagccctggtactttaaggccagcagccgccttATGATATAAGTTCGGCCAACAGCTTCATATGACAGGTTACACATAAAATTTTTATGCCGGAGATCGGGTGTGTATGAACCAGTGTCAAACATTGGCCCACCAGGCACTTGCCCACGTGTACTAGATGGCCAGGCCTGGACATCATATAGCCTTcttattattgtgttttgtcaccacttaaattataattaatactGCCCCATATTTCCTTCCCTTTCAAAAGCCTCATCACCTTGTTTTGTCAGGGACTTATATTTACCTCATGTAACACTTTACTGTTTAACAGTATACAGCAAaacctgaaggggttaaatggttgTAGAGTAATGCTATATTCTTCATGTGGGGTTAACCTCTGGACAATCCGCTCCTTCTTCCCCAAAATAACAAAGGCTATCCATCTCTTTTATTcatcttttaataaatatgtttttttttgggtgatttattattttaaaacatttcagtCTCCTCCTCGCCGCTAATTTCACATCCTTATTTTTCAAGCTATAAATCAGAGGGTTTAGCATCGGAACAGCAGCCGTattaaacaaagagaaaaacttATTAAAGTCCAAAGTGGTAGTCGAGGTTGGTGTGAGATATTGACAGACAAGGATTACATACAAAAGGGTGACAACCGTGAGGTGTGAGGAGCACGTGTGGAAGGCTTTGCGTCTTCCATTATTGGTTTTTATCCTCATTATGGCATTAATAATGAAAACGTAAGAGGTAAACGTGAGAACAAATGGAGTGAAGGTGGAAAGGAGGACACCCTCTGTAAAAATTAGTAGTTCCAGGACAGAAGTGTCACTGCAGGAAAGTCTCATCAATATCACAATGTCACAGAAGAAGTGGTTGATTTTGTTGGACGTGTAGCAAGAAAACTTTGCTAGTATGAAGACAGGAGGAAGAACCTGTATCAGACTAAACACCCAACAGGTGACTGCCAACAAAACACAAACTCTTTGGTTCATTAGAGTTGGATATCTCAAGGGTTTACAGATGGCCACATACCGGTCGTAACTCATGGCTGTGAGCAATATCAGTTCGTTACCGGACAGCCATGAAAACATACATACCTGGGCCATGCAACCAAGAAAAGAAACTTTTCTGTCTCCTGATATAAAAATAGCCAAGGTATTGTGGAGAGTGACATTGATAGAAGACAGGTCTAGGATGGACAGGTTACACAGAAAGAAGTACATAGGTTTGTGTAATTGTGGGTCCGAGCAAACAAGCAGAAGAATTGTCATGTTCCCAACAAGGGTGAGAAGATAGATGACCAAAACCATTAGAAAGATCGGAACCTGTAGACCAGGGACATCGGAAATCCCTTGAATAATGAAGAAGGCCAGCATGGTCTGATTTAACTGCATCATCTCATGAGACGTAGTATGCTAAAAGGATGAACGTTGAGCCGTTATTTGGGATTCTAGTTTTTGATAATGCATttgttgttaaataaatataaatcatgaCCTGACTTCCTTTGTCAAATtcatttaaagtattttgtcCTATGAGGAATTCACTACCCAtggatatatttaacaaaaggtGAAGTCTGAATTTGTGATAAGCCATATTTTCTTATTTGCCAAACATAAATGATTTACGTGTTTTAGGTGGGCACATCGTTATTGTTTCGCAGAATGCACAAGACTTAGTTacttttagaaatgtattttatttccatttacaAAGATCACCCAATAAACTAACACCACCAATTTCCACAAATCAATGCATCCTTTagtccaggggcgtccaacctgcggccctccagctgctgagggactacatctcccataatgatCTTTCAGCTAAGTGGCTGGCAgaggagatgtagtcctgcagcagctggagggccgcaggttggacacccttgcttTAGTCATTCATGTGAAAATATCTTCAGGTAACAGGTAAATATTATCTTGTAGCTGATTTATATTCAACAAAACTAACTGTAAGACACAGAATGTTAAATGATAAATCCTCGATTCACAATATTAAATTACCAAAAACAACATTATATTAAACTGAAGGATGCCAGCTATATGGGGCGTAGGGTGGCATAGCAGAGAAGaatttgtaaagtaaaaatgtgCCAGGTTACCTCAATCTGTGTTGTCGCTTAATGTTGTGTGGGCTTTTTATgagttgtttaaaaatgtttgtatctTCACCGATGTCCCATGCATGGCAAGGTGAGGGATGGTTTTCATGAGAAGAAGACAACAATGTCTACTACACCAAAAATGTTCCTTAATGAAACCAGGTCCTCATGGGGCATGGGCTAACAAAAGAAGGTACATTTATCAAATAGCTAAATATATTAAGCACCTTTGCTACGTGGATAGTGGATCAACCTCTCGATCCATACAATAGTCAGTCAGAGGCTGAATAGCAAACAGGTTGAAACAGCTTGGCTGGGTACAAACCAGGCAGCTCTTACCAGAACATGATCTGGAATGGGAGGTAAATTGCGAAAACGGAGGCTAAAAGCAGAAACGTGAAGCACCTAATATGGCAATTCTGGCACATATGATTTGTAATGATTTAAGAGATTTTCCACAAAAAATAAAGCTTCTGAGAATGCTCAGTGAGGCCACCTCACCCTCATCTGCCGAGACTATAGGGACTGCTAATGGCCTTTTGTCCCCATTTCAGTGAGCTGGGTATTTGCCTTAAAGACCTCCTAGAGAAATTACACATATAAGGAGAGACTGGTGTTTAATGTTCACGTTTTCCATTCATAAATCATTGAAACTTATTGATATGCGATTTTcaaaagcaatatttttaaaatcctttttaaaaatagaaagttTGACCTTAATGGCATTAATCAGTAGTATTAACAAAATAACTGTTCATTATTAGTATTACCATAACTATAAGCACGagaagtaaagtaaaacattttattttctggcaTAGGATTTTctaaaattaagattttttccaACCAATGTACTCTTCTTGCTGACTGCAGAATTACTCTTTATAAGCATTCCCCAATTGCTGCTGCTCCTATAATCCTTCTATCTTATGTCTTACCATTGATATCGTAGATCTTCTGTTTCGTGTCTCTGTTGAGAGCAGAGCTTATAAATGTTCTCGAAAGAATCGAAAGGAATCCTCTGAGATCTGAAGGTCTCACAAGGCTGCGAGtggaaaaaatgacttttttaacCCTGATCAGTCAATCAAAATAGTTCTTATTTccatattatatacaatatattccattattatgtaattatcccattatatatatttttttaacattagctTGGGAATTATGTGCATTTATCAGtgaaaatatagaattttaaaactaatatattatccagttaaaataaatatatttagtagaTTTGCACAAATGGATCAAAGAACAACTCGGACAATTTCTGTTCAGGTACGGGggccaaaactgaaaacatAAATTGTAGTGAGGGGTACAAATGATTATTTTcgtgcttttattttctttctttttttacactATTTATTTTTGGCACCAGCTAGCAGAGGAGGCACCAGCTTAAACCACCATGACGTAGTACTACGTCCTTAGGTATCAGCT comes from the Spea bombifrons isolate aSpeBom1 chromosome 8, aSpeBom1.2.pri, whole genome shotgun sequence genome and includes:
- the LOC128503884 gene encoding olfactory receptor 1019-like; translated protein: MMQLNQTMLAFFIIQGISDVPGLQVPIFLMVLVIYLLTLVGNMTILLLVCSDPQLHKPMYFFLCNLSILDLSSINVTLHNTLAIFISGDRKVSFLGCMAQVCMFSWLSGNELILLTAMSYDRYVAICKPLRYPTLMNQRVCVLLAVTCWVFSLIQVLPPVFILAKFSCYTSNKINHFFCDIVILMRLSCSDTSVLELLIFTEGVLLSTFTPFVLTFTSYVFIINAIMRIKTNNGRRKAFHTCSSHLTVVTLLYVILVCQYLTPTSTTTLDFNKFFSLFNTAAVPMLNPLIYSLKNKDVKLAARRRLKCFKIINHPKKNIFIKR